The Nocardioides luti genome contains a region encoding:
- the gcvT gene encoding glycine cleavage system aminomethyltransferase GcvT, protein MSDSAELLTSPLHDRHVALGAKLAEFGGWSMPLEYPSGVVKEHTAVREAVGIFDVSHLGKAMVTGPGAAAYVNATLSNDLGKIQPGKAQYTLCCDDATGGIVDDLIAYFHDDEHVLLVPNAANTAEVVRRLQASAPEGVSVVDHHRDYAVLAVQGPKSDEVLEAVGLPAGHDYMSFVVGPLPDGVDGESGVVVCRTGYTGERGYELIARNDVAGALWDALVAAGEEHGILPCGLGARDTLRTEMGYPLHGQDISLDVTPNQARLGWAVGWKKEAFWGREALLAEKEAGPQRVLRGLVATGRGIPRPGMSVSLTPDVLLCEITSGTFSPTLRKGIGLALVPSFVNAEAEVGVDVRGRREIFQLTPPPFVQPSVREA, encoded by the coding sequence ATGTCCGACTCCGCCGAGCTCCTGACGTCCCCCCTGCACGACCGGCACGTGGCGCTCGGCGCCAAGCTCGCCGAGTTCGGCGGGTGGTCGATGCCCCTCGAGTACCCCTCCGGCGTGGTCAAGGAGCACACCGCCGTCCGCGAGGCCGTCGGCATCTTCGACGTCAGCCACCTGGGCAAGGCGATGGTCACGGGCCCCGGCGCCGCGGCGTACGTCAACGCGACGCTGAGCAACGACCTCGGCAAGATCCAGCCCGGCAAGGCGCAGTACACCCTGTGCTGCGACGACGCGACCGGCGGCATCGTCGACGACCTGATCGCCTACTTCCACGACGACGAGCACGTCCTGCTCGTGCCGAACGCCGCGAACACCGCCGAGGTCGTGCGCCGCCTGCAGGCGAGCGCCCCCGAGGGCGTCTCGGTGGTCGACCACCACCGCGACTACGCGGTCCTCGCGGTCCAGGGCCCCAAGTCTGACGAGGTGCTCGAGGCGGTCGGCCTGCCCGCCGGCCACGACTACATGAGCTTCGTCGTCGGCCCGCTGCCCGACGGCGTCGACGGCGAGAGCGGCGTCGTGGTCTGCCGCACCGGCTACACCGGCGAGCGCGGCTACGAGCTGATCGCCCGCAACGACGTGGCCGGCGCGCTGTGGGACGCGCTGGTGGCGGCCGGGGAGGAGCACGGCATCCTCCCGTGCGGGCTCGGCGCCCGTGACACGCTGCGCACCGAGATGGGCTACCCGCTGCACGGCCAGGACATCTCCCTCGACGTCACCCCCAACCAGGCCCGCCTGGGTTGGGCGGTCGGTTGGAAGAAGGAGGCCTTCTGGGGCCGCGAGGCCCTCCTGGCCGAGAAGGAGGCCGGCCCGCAGCGCGTGCTGCGCGGCCTGGTCGCCACCGGCCGCGGCATCCCGCGCCCCGGCATGAGCGTCAGCCTGACGCCCGACGTGTTGCTGTGCGAGATCACCTCCGGCACCTTCTCCCCGACCCTGCGCAAGGGCATCGGCCTGGCGCTCGTCCCGTCGTTCGTGAACGCCGAGGCCGAGGTGGGCGTCGACGTGCGCGGGCGGCGCGAGATCTTCCAGCTGACCCCGCCCCCCTTCGTTCAGCCGTCCGTCCGAGAGGCGTGA